Proteins encoded within one genomic window of [Enterobacter] lignolyticus SCF1:
- the xseB gene encoding exodeoxyribonuclease VII small subunit, which produces MPKKNEASASFESALTELEQIVSRLENGDLPLEEALNEFERGVQLARQGQVKLQQAEQRVQILLADSQDAPLTPFTPDAE; this is translated from the coding sequence ATGCCAAAGAAAAATGAAGCGTCAGCCAGTTTCGAAAGCGCGTTAACTGAGCTTGAGCAGATAGTCTCCCGTCTTGAAAACGGCGACCTGCCGCTGGAAGAGGCGCTGAATGAATTTGAACGCGGCGTACAGCTGGCGCGTCAGGGACAGGTGAAGCTGCAGCAGGCGGAACAGCGCGTGCAAATTCTGCTGGCCGATAGCCAGGACGCTCCCCTGACCCCTTTCACCCCGGACGCTGAGTAA
- the thiL gene encoding thiamine-phosphate kinase, with protein MACGEFSLIARYFDRVRSSRLDVETGIGDDCALLNIPEKQTLAISTDTLVSGIHFLPDIDPADLACKALAVNLSDLAAMGADPAWLTLALTLPSVDEAWLAAFSDSLFEQLSYYNMQLIGGDTTRGPLSMTLGIHGFVPQGRALKRSGAKPGDWIYVTGTPGDSAAGLAILQHRLTVDDAEDARYLQKRHLRPTPRILTGQALRNLATSAIDLSDGLISDLGHILTASRCGARIDLDALPFSAAMQRHVAPEQALRWALSGGEDYELCFTVPELNRGALEVAIGNLNMPYTCIGQISADVEGMHFQREGKAVMLDWKGYDHFAQ; from the coding sequence ATGGCATGCGGCGAATTTTCCCTGATTGCCCGTTATTTCGATCGTGTCAGAAGCTCTCGTCTTGATGTCGAAACCGGTATTGGCGACGATTGCGCACTGCTGAATATTCCCGAAAAACAGACGCTGGCGATCAGCACCGATACGCTGGTGTCGGGCATCCACTTTTTACCCGATATCGATCCCGCCGATCTGGCCTGTAAGGCGCTGGCGGTTAACCTGAGCGACCTCGCGGCGATGGGTGCAGACCCGGCCTGGCTGACGCTGGCGCTCACTCTGCCGTCGGTCGATGAGGCGTGGCTTGCCGCCTTCAGCGACAGCCTGTTCGAACAGCTAAGCTATTACAATATGCAGCTGATTGGCGGCGATACGACCCGTGGCCCGCTGTCGATGACGCTGGGAATTCATGGCTTCGTCCCGCAGGGGCGGGCGCTCAAGCGCTCCGGCGCAAAACCCGGCGACTGGATTTACGTCACCGGCACGCCGGGAGACAGCGCCGCCGGTCTGGCGATTTTGCAACACCGTCTGACGGTTGATGACGCAGAGGACGCCCGCTATCTGCAAAAACGTCATCTGCGCCCGACGCCGCGCATTTTAACCGGCCAGGCGCTGCGCAATCTGGCGACGTCGGCAATCGATCTCTCCGACGGGCTGATTTCCGATCTCGGCCACATTCTGACCGCCAGCCGCTGCGGCGCGCGTATCGATCTGGATGCGCTGCCGTTTTCTGCGGCAATGCAGCGCCACGTCGCGCCGGAGCAGGCCCTGCGCTGGGCGCTCTCCGGCGGAGAAGACTACGAGCTGTGCTTCACCGTGCCGGAGCTCAACCGCGGCGCGCTGGAGGTGGCTATCGGCAACTTAAACATGCCGTATACCTGCATCGGCCAGATTAGCGCGGACGTGGAAGGGATGCATTTCCAGCGCGAGGGTAAAGCCGTCATGCTCGACTGGAAGGGGTACGACCATTTTGCGCAGTAA
- the ribE gene encoding 6,7-dimethyl-8-ribityllumazine synthase: MNIIEANVAAPEARIAITIARFNNFINDSLLEGAIDALKRIGQVKDDNITVVWVPGAYELPLAAGALAKTNKYDAVIALGTVIRGGTAHFEYVAGGASNGLAHVAQACEIPVAFGVLTTESIEQAIERAGTKAGNKGAEAALTALEMINVLKAIKA; this comes from the coding sequence ATGAACATTATCGAAGCTAACGTAGCTGCCCCGGAAGCCCGCATCGCCATCACCATTGCGCGTTTCAATAACTTCATCAACGACAGCCTGCTGGAAGGCGCGATTGATGCTCTGAAGCGCATCGGTCAGGTTAAAGATGACAACATCACCGTGGTTTGGGTGCCTGGCGCCTACGAGCTGCCGCTGGCGGCTGGCGCGCTGGCGAAAACCAATAAGTATGATGCGGTGATCGCGCTGGGAACCGTTATCCGTGGCGGTACGGCTCACTTTGAATATGTCGCCGGTGGCGCAAGCAACGGCCTGGCGCACGTCGCTCAGGCGTGCGAGATCCCGGTTGCTTTTGGTGTTCTGACCACCGAAAGCATTGAACAAGCTATCGAACGTGCCGGTACTAAAGCCGGTAACAAAGGCGCGGAAGCTGCACTGACCGCGCTTGAAATGATTAATGTATTGAAAGCCATCAAGGCCTGA
- the dxs gene encoding 1-deoxy-D-xylulose-5-phosphate synthase — protein MSFDIAKYPTLALVDSTQELRLLPKESLPKLCDELRRYLLDSVSRSSGHFASGLGTVELTVALHYVYNTPFDRLIWDVGHQAYPHKILTGRRDRIGTIRQKGGLHPFPWRGESEYDVLSVGHSSTSISAGIGIAIAAAKEGKQRRTVCVIGDGAITAGMSFEAMNHAGDIKPDMLVILNDNEMSISENVGALNNHLAQLLSGKLYSSLREGGKKVFSGVPPIKELLKRTEEHIKGMVVPGTLFEELGFNYIGPVDGHDVLGLITTLKNMRDLKGPQFLHIMTKKGRGYEPAEKDPITFHAVPKFDHTSGKLPKSSGGLPSYSKIFGDWLCETAAKDSKLMAITPAMREGSGMVEFSKRYPDQYFDVAIAEQHAVTFAAGLAIGGFKPVVAIYSTFLQRAYDQVIHDVAIQKLPVLFAVDRAGIVGADGQTHQGAFDLSFLRCIPEMVIMTPSDENECRQMLFTGYHHGDGPSVVRYPRGSGTGAELTPLEKLPLGKGVIKRRGEKIAILNFGTLLSEAAVAAEKCNATLVDMRFVKPLDEALILQMAEQHDALVTLEENAVIGGAGSGVNDVLMAHRRAVPVLNLGLPDFFIPQGTQEEARADIGLDAAGIESKIRSWLA, from the coding sequence ATGAGTTTTGATATTGCCAAATACCCGACGCTGGCGCTGGTAGATTCCACTCAGGAATTGCGTCTGCTGCCGAAAGAGAGTCTGCCGAAACTGTGCGACGAGCTGCGTCGCTACCTGCTCGACAGCGTCAGCCGCTCGAGCGGACACTTCGCCTCCGGGCTTGGCACGGTGGAGCTGACCGTTGCGCTGCACTATGTCTACAACACCCCGTTCGACAGGCTCATCTGGGACGTCGGCCATCAGGCTTATCCGCACAAAATTCTCACCGGCCGCCGCGACCGTATCGGCACCATCCGCCAGAAAGGCGGTCTGCATCCGTTCCCGTGGCGCGGTGAAAGCGAGTACGACGTACTGAGCGTCGGCCACTCCTCGACCTCGATTTCCGCCGGTATCGGCATCGCGATTGCCGCAGCCAAAGAGGGCAAACAGCGCCGGACCGTCTGCGTGATTGGCGACGGCGCCATCACCGCGGGGATGTCGTTTGAGGCGATGAACCACGCGGGCGACATTAAGCCCGATATGCTGGTTATCCTCAACGATAACGAGATGTCTATCTCCGAAAACGTCGGCGCGCTGAACAACCATCTGGCGCAGCTGCTCTCGGGTAAGCTCTACTCGTCCCTGCGCGAAGGCGGCAAAAAGGTGTTCTCCGGCGTACCGCCGATTAAAGAGCTGCTTAAGCGCACCGAAGAGCATATCAAAGGCATGGTGGTGCCCGGCACGCTGTTCGAAGAGCTCGGCTTTAACTATATCGGCCCGGTCGACGGCCACGACGTGCTCGGGCTCATCACCACGCTCAAGAACATGCGCGACCTGAAAGGCCCGCAGTTCCTGCATATCATGACCAAGAAAGGGCGCGGCTACGAGCCGGCGGAGAAAGATCCGATCACCTTCCACGCCGTGCCGAAGTTCGATCACACCAGCGGCAAGCTGCCGAAAAGCAGCGGCGGCCTGCCGAGCTACTCCAAGATTTTTGGCGACTGGCTGTGTGAAACCGCGGCCAAAGACAGCAAGCTGATGGCCATTACGCCCGCCATGCGCGAAGGCTCCGGCATGGTCGAGTTTTCTAAACGCTACCCGGATCAGTACTTTGACGTGGCGATCGCCGAACAGCATGCGGTGACCTTTGCCGCCGGGCTGGCGATTGGCGGCTTTAAGCCGGTGGTGGCGATTTACTCCACCTTCCTGCAGCGCGCCTATGACCAGGTTATCCACGATGTGGCTATCCAGAAGCTGCCGGTGCTGTTTGCCGTCGACCGCGCCGGGATCGTCGGCGCCGACGGGCAGACCCATCAGGGCGCGTTCGATCTCTCCTTCCTGCGCTGCATCCCGGAGATGGTCATCATGACCCCCAGCGATGAAAACGAATGCCGCCAGATGCTGTTTACCGGCTACCACCACGGCGACGGGCCAAGCGTCGTGCGCTACCCGCGCGGCAGCGGTACCGGCGCTGAGCTCACGCCGCTGGAAAAACTGCCGCTGGGTAAGGGCGTGATAAAACGCCGCGGCGAGAAAATCGCTATCCTCAACTTCGGCACGCTGCTGTCGGAAGCCGCCGTGGCGGCGGAGAAATGCAACGCGACCCTCGTGGACATGCGCTTTGTGAAGCCGCTTGATGAAGCCCTGATCCTGCAAATGGCGGAGCAGCACGACGCGCTGGTCACGCTGGAGGAGAACGCCGTCATCGGCGGCGCGGGCAGCGGCGTAAACGACGTGCTGATGGCGCACCGCCGCGCCGTGCCGGTGCTCAACCTCGGCCTGCCGGACTTCTTCATCCCGCAGGGAACCCAGGAGGAGGCCCGCGCCGACATCGGTCTTGATGCCGCGGGTATTGAAAGCAAAATCCGCAGCTGGCTCGCCTGA
- the thiI gene encoding tRNA uracil 4-sulfurtransferase ThiI: MKFIIKLFPEITIKSQSVRLRFIKMLTGNIRNVLKHYDETLAVVRHWDHIEVRAKDENQRLAIRDALTRIPGIHHILEVEDVPFTSLHDIFEQTLPLWREQLEGKTFCVRVKRRGKHEFSSIEVERYVGGGLNQHIESARVKLTNPDVTVNLEIENDRLLLVKGRYEGIGGFPIGTQEDVLSLISGGFDSGVSSYMLMRRGCRVHYCFFNLGGAAHEIGVRQVAHYLWNRFGSSHRVRFVAINFEPVVGEILEKVDDGQMGVVLKRMMVRAASKVAERYGVQALVTGEALGQVSSQTLTNLRLIDNVSDTLVLRPLISYDKEHIINLAREIGTEDFARTMPEYCGVISKSPTVKAVKAKIEAEEEHFDFAILDKVVAEATNVDIREIAQQAGQEVVEVETVSGFGANDVILDIRAIDEQDDKPLNVEGVEVVSLPFYKLSTQFGNLDQSKTWLLWCERGVMSRLQALYLREQGFANVKVYRP, translated from the coding sequence ATGAAGTTTATCATTAAATTGTTCCCGGAAATTACCATCAAAAGCCAATCTGTGCGTTTGCGCTTTATAAAAATGCTTACCGGGAATATTCGTAACGTCCTCAAGCACTATGACGAGACGCTTGCCGTCGTTCGTCACTGGGATCACATTGAAGTTCGCGCCAAAGACGAAAACCAGCGTCTGGCGATCCGCGACGCGCTGACCCGTATTCCGGGGATCCACCATATTCTGGAGGTGGAGGATGTTCCTTTCACCTCCCTGCACGACATTTTTGAGCAGACCCTGCCGCTGTGGCGCGAACAGCTTGAAGGCAAGACCTTCTGCGTGCGCGTGAAGCGTCGCGGCAAGCATGAGTTCAGCTCCATTGAGGTCGAGCGCTATGTCGGCGGCGGTCTGAATCAGCATATTGAATCCGCGCGCGTGAAGCTCACCAACCCGGACGTCACCGTGAACCTGGAGATCGAAAACGATCGCCTGCTGCTGGTGAAAGGGCGCTATGAGGGTATCGGCGGCTTCCCGATCGGCACCCAGGAAGACGTGCTGTCGCTGATTTCCGGCGGCTTCGACTCCGGCGTCTCCAGCTACATGCTGATGCGCCGCGGCTGCCGCGTGCACTACTGCTTCTTTAACCTCGGCGGCGCTGCCCATGAAATCGGCGTTCGTCAGGTGGCGCACTATCTGTGGAACCGTTTTGGCAGCTCCCATCGCGTGCGCTTTGTGGCGATCAACTTTGAGCCGGTGGTGGGTGAAATCCTCGAAAAAGTGGACGACGGCCAGATGGGCGTGGTGCTCAAGCGCATGATGGTCCGCGCTGCGTCAAAAGTGGCGGAGCGCTACGGCGTACAGGCGCTGGTCACCGGCGAAGCGCTGGGCCAGGTCTCCAGCCAGACGCTGACCAACCTGCGTCTTATCGACAACGTTTCCGATACGCTGGTGCTGCGCCCGCTGATTTCCTACGACAAAGAGCACATCATTAATCTGGCGCGCGAAATCGGCACAGAAGATTTTGCCCGCACGATGCCGGAATACTGCGGCGTTATCTCAAAAAGCCCGACCGTGAAGGCGGTGAAGGCAAAGATTGAGGCGGAAGAGGAGCATTTCGATTTTGCGATCCTCGATAAGGTTGTGGCAGAAGCGACCAACGTCGATATCCGCGAAATCGCCCAGCAGGCCGGGCAGGAGGTGGTGGAAGTGGAAACCGTCAGCGGCTTCGGCGCCAACGACGTTATCCTTGATATTCGCGCCATCGACGAGCAGGACGATAAGCCGCTGAACGTAGAAGGGGTGGAGGTTGTGTCGCTGCCGTTCTACAAGCTCAGCACCCAATTTGGCAACCTCGACCAAAGCAAAACCTGGCTGCTGTGGTGCGAGCGCGGCGTGATGAGCCGGCTGCAGGCGCTGTACCTGCGCGAGCAGGGTTTTGCCAACGTGAAGGTGTATCGCCCGTAG
- the nusB gene encoding transcription antitermination factor NusB, with protein MKPAARRRARECAVQALYSWQLSKNDIADVEYQFLAEQDVKDVDVLYFRELLSGVATNSAYLDGLMKPYLSRQLEELGQVEKAVLRIALFELSKRDDVPYKVAINEAIELAKTFGAEDSHKFVNGVLDKAAPAIRPHKK; from the coding sequence GTGAAACCTGCTGCTCGTCGCCGCGCCCGTGAATGTGCCGTTCAGGCGCTTTACTCCTGGCAGTTGTCTAAAAACGACATCGCTGATGTTGAATACCAGTTCCTGGCGGAACAGGACGTAAAAGACGTTGACGTCCTGTATTTCCGTGAACTGCTGTCCGGTGTGGCGACTAACAGCGCGTACCTTGACGGTCTGATGAAGCCGTATCTGTCCCGTCAGCTCGAAGAGCTGGGTCAGGTCGAGAAAGCGGTGCTGCGCATCGCGCTGTTTGAACTGTCAAAGCGCGATGACGTACCGTATAAGGTTGCCATCAACGAAGCCATCGAACTGGCGAAAACCTTTGGCGCAGAAGACAGCCATAAGTTCGTCAACGGCGTGCTGGATAAAGCCGCGCCGGCTATCCGTCCCCACAAGAAGTAA
- the pgpA gene encoding phosphatidylglycerophosphatase A, whose protein sequence is MSSARVKPSCSTGRGTTILRSKDIAKSRLNLQNPWHLLATGFGSGLSPVVPGTMGSLAAIPFWYLMTFLPWQLYSLVVMLGICLGVYICHRTAKDMGVHDHGSIVWDEFVGMWITLMALPVLDWRWVAAGFVIFRIFDMWKPWPIRWFDRNVHGGMGIMVDDIIAGIISAGILYVIGHHWPLGLM, encoded by the coding sequence ATTTCCAGCGCGAGGGTAAAGCCGTCATGCTCGACTGGAAGGGGTACGACCATTTTGCGCAGTAAAGATATCGCCAAAAGCCGGCTCAATTTGCAAAATCCCTGGCACCTGCTGGCCACTGGATTCGGCAGCGGTCTGAGCCCCGTGGTGCCCGGTACGATGGGGTCGCTTGCCGCTATCCCGTTCTGGTATCTGATGACCTTTCTGCCGTGGCAGCTCTATTCGCTGGTGGTGATGCTGGGGATCTGCCTTGGGGTCTATATCTGCCATCGCACCGCCAAAGACATGGGGGTGCACGATCACGGCAGTATCGTCTGGGATGAGTTTGTCGGCATGTGGATAACGCTGATGGCGTTACCCGTCCTCGACTGGCGGTGGGTCGCCGCCGGGTTTGTCATTTTCCGCATTTTCGATATGTGGAAGCCCTGGCCGATTCGCTGGTTCGATCGCAACGTCCACGGCGGAATGGGGATTATGGTCGACGATATTATCGCCGGGATTATTTCCGCAGGCATTCTCTACGTGATAGGCCACCACTGGCCGCTGGGGCTGATGTAA
- the ribD gene encoding bifunctional diaminohydroxyphosphoribosylaminopyrimidine deaminase/5-amino-6-(5-phosphoribosylamino)uracil reductase RibD, giving the protein MQDEVYMARALKLAQRGRFTTHPNPRVGCVIVRDGDIVGEGFHLRAGEPHAEVHALRMAGDKARGATAYVTLEPCSHHGRTPPCCDALIAAGVSRVVAAMQDPNPQVAGRGLYRLQQAGVEVSHGLMMSEAEQLNKGFLKRMRTGFPWLQLKLGASLDGGTAMASGESQWITSPQARRDVQRLRAQSHAILTSSATVLADDPALTVRWEELDADTQASYPQENLRQPVRIVIDSRNRVTPEHRIVHQPGETWFARTDEDSRQWPDGVSTLNIPAHNGQLDLVLLMMQLGRRQINSVWVEAGPRLAGALLQAGVVDELIVYVAPKLLGSDARGLCVLPGLEKLADAPQFRFNEIRQVGPDLCLHLTPAP; this is encoded by the coding sequence ATGCAGGATGAAGTCTACATGGCGCGAGCGCTTAAGCTGGCGCAGCGCGGTCGTTTTACTACCCATCCTAACCCTCGCGTCGGCTGCGTGATTGTCCGTGACGGCGACATCGTCGGGGAAGGTTTTCATCTTCGCGCGGGCGAACCCCATGCCGAAGTGCATGCGCTGCGGATGGCGGGCGATAAAGCCAGGGGCGCGACGGCCTACGTCACGCTGGAGCCCTGCAGCCATCACGGGCGCACGCCGCCGTGCTGCGATGCGCTGATCGCCGCGGGCGTCAGCCGCGTGGTGGCGGCGATGCAGGACCCTAACCCGCAGGTCGCCGGACGCGGGCTGTATCGCCTGCAGCAGGCGGGCGTTGAGGTCAGCCATGGCCTGATGATGAGCGAAGCGGAGCAGCTTAATAAAGGCTTCCTCAAGCGCATGCGCACCGGTTTTCCCTGGCTGCAGCTTAAGCTTGGCGCCTCGCTCGACGGCGGTACGGCGATGGCGAGCGGCGAAAGCCAGTGGATAACCTCGCCGCAGGCGCGACGCGACGTGCAGCGTTTGCGCGCGCAAAGCCATGCCATTCTGACCAGCAGCGCGACGGTGCTGGCGGACGACCCCGCGCTGACCGTGCGCTGGGAGGAGCTGGATGCCGATACCCAGGCCAGCTACCCGCAGGAAAATCTGCGCCAGCCGGTGCGTATTGTTATCGACAGCCGCAACCGCGTGACGCCGGAGCACCGCATTGTCCATCAGCCCGGGGAGACCTGGTTTGCCCGTACCGACGAGGATTCGCGTCAGTGGCCCGACGGCGTCAGTACGCTGAACATTCCGGCGCACAACGGCCAGCTTGATCTGGTGCTGCTGATGATGCAGCTGGGTCGTCGGCAGATAAACAGCGTCTGGGTCGAAGCGGGACCGCGGCTGGCGGGCGCGCTGCTGCAGGCGGGGGTAGTGGATGAGCTTATTGTCTACGTTGCGCCTAAACTGTTAGGTAGCGATGCGCGCGGTCTTTGTGTGCTGCCAGGGCTTGAGAAACTGGCCGACGCACCCCAATTCAGATTCAATGAGATACGGCAGGTTGGCCCGGATTTGTGCCTGCACTTGACGCCTGCGCCATAA
- the ispA gene encoding (2E,6E)-farnesyl diphosphate synthase — translation MDFTQQLQTCVTRANDALRQFIEPQPFQNTPLVEAMHYGALLGGKRLRPFLVYATGTMFGVSLTTLDAPAAAVECIHAYSLMHDDLPAMDDDDLRRGQPTCHVKFGEANAILAGDALQTLAFSILSDAPMPEVADRDRIAMISELAQASGVAGMCGGQALDLQAEGQQVDLAALERIHRHKTGALIRAAVRLGALSAGEKGRAALPVLDKYAESIGLAFQVQDDILDVVGDTATLGKRQGADQQLGKSTYPALLGLEQARMKARDLIEDARRSLSELAAHSLDTTALEALANYIIQRDK, via the coding sequence ATGGACTTCACGCAACAGTTGCAGACGTGCGTCACGCGGGCTAACGACGCGCTGCGCCAGTTTATCGAGCCGCAGCCCTTTCAGAACACTCCGCTGGTTGAGGCGATGCACTACGGCGCACTATTGGGCGGCAAACGCCTGCGTCCGTTCCTCGTCTACGCGACCGGCACGATGTTTGGCGTCAGCTTAACGACGCTGGATGCCCCCGCCGCGGCGGTAGAATGTATCCATGCCTATTCGCTCATGCACGACGACCTTCCGGCGATGGACGACGACGATCTGCGCCGTGGCCAGCCGACCTGCCACGTCAAGTTCGGCGAAGCGAACGCCATCCTGGCCGGAGACGCGCTGCAGACGCTGGCGTTTTCAATCCTCAGCGATGCGCCAATGCCGGAAGTGGCGGACCGCGATCGCATCGCGATGATTTCCGAACTGGCGCAGGCCAGCGGCGTCGCCGGGATGTGCGGCGGCCAGGCGCTGGATCTGCAGGCGGAAGGCCAGCAGGTCGACCTCGCCGCGCTGGAGCGGATCCATCGCCACAAAACCGGGGCGCTGATCCGCGCCGCCGTCCGCTTAGGCGCGCTGAGCGCGGGCGAAAAAGGCCGCGCGGCGCTGCCGGTGCTGGATAAGTACGCCGAGAGCATCGGTCTTGCCTTCCAGGTACAGGATGACATTCTGGATGTGGTGGGGGATACTGCGACCCTTGGGAAACGTCAGGGCGCCGATCAGCAGCTTGGCAAAAGTACCTACCCTGCCTTACTGGGCCTTGAGCAAGCCCGGATGAAAGCCCGTGATCTGATAGAAGACGCCCGCCGGTCGCTGAGCGAACTGGCCGCGCATTCACTGGATACCACGGCACTGGAAGCGCTTGCGAACTATATAATCCAGCGTGATAAATAA